The Candidatus Binataceae bacterium genome includes a window with the following:
- a CDS encoding heavy metal translocating P-type ATPase, translating into MTDGGQAIAASSARDPVCGMAVTPPAAAQVDYQGCNYFFCSQHCAARFKADPARFLSAPPTTGHTGHEGSVHAHVVSVSKGPGAGKYTCPMHPEVATGSAGACPKCGMALEPLSIELGVEYTCPMHPEVVSDRPGACPKCGMALEPRAVEAAEDTRELDDMTRRFIVAAVLAVPVLLLAMAPRAPGLRELAPFSRQWVQLALATPVVLWAGWPFFVRAWASVRTLYLNMFTLIALGVGISYLYSVAALLARRLFPATLRVNGVVPNYFEAAAVITTLVLMGQVLELRARSRTSGAIKALLGLAPKSAHRLGEGGEEEVALTKIMPGDRLRVRPGEKIPVDGVVLEGRSTVDEAMLTGEPLPVSKEPGARVIGGTINGTGSFVMRAERVGEQTLLAQIVRMVAAAQRTRAPIQRLADSVSAYFVPAVLAAALVTFVIWYLVGPRPSLGYALVNAVAVLIIACPCALGLATPMAIMVASGRGAGAGVLIREAAALEALSRVDTLAIDKTGTLTEGKPSLIATVALAPHSEESLLALVADIEAPSEHPLAKPIVEAARQRGHQPQAIADFQSVTGQGVLGTVASHRVLAGNARFLSEHQIDIAPLASALETAAGQGHSAVLVAIDGQAAGMLTVADPIKESAPTALRMLRAEGLRVVMLTGDNRAAAQAIAGRLGLSEVVAELSPAQKAAEIKRLQDSGRKVAMAGDGINDAPALAQAQVGIAMGNGTDVAIESAGIVIVKGDLGGVVKARALSRLTMRNIRQNLFWAFIYNVLGVPLAAGALYPALGLLLSPMIASAAMSFSSVSVIGNSLRLRRVRL; encoded by the coding sequence TCGCGGCAAGCAGCGCGCGCGACCCGGTCTGCGGGATGGCTGTCACGCCGCCCGCGGCAGCGCAGGTCGATTACCAGGGCTGTAACTATTTCTTTTGCTCGCAGCATTGCGCCGCCCGTTTCAAGGCCGATCCGGCGCGGTTTTTGAGCGCGCCTCCCACGACCGGCCACACCGGGCACGAGGGATCTGTTCATGCCCACGTCGTGTCTGTGTCCAAGGGGCCCGGCGCAGGTAAGTACACCTGCCCGATGCATCCCGAAGTCGCGACCGGCTCGGCCGGCGCCTGCCCCAAATGCGGGATGGCGCTTGAGCCGCTCTCCATTGAGCTCGGGGTCGAATACACCTGCCCGATGCATCCCGAGGTCGTAAGCGACCGACCTGGAGCTTGTCCCAAATGCGGGATGGCGCTTGAGCCGCGCGCGGTCGAAGCGGCCGAAGACACCCGCGAGCTTGACGACATGACACGCCGCTTTATCGTGGCAGCGGTGCTCGCGGTTCCAGTTCTCCTGCTGGCAATGGCGCCCAGGGCGCCCGGACTGCGCGAGTTGGCACCATTCTCGCGTCAATGGGTCCAATTGGCTCTCGCCACGCCGGTGGTACTATGGGCTGGCTGGCCCTTTTTTGTCCGCGCCTGGGCCTCCGTGCGCACCCTCTACCTGAATATGTTCACCCTGATCGCGCTGGGCGTGGGTATCTCCTACCTCTATAGCGTGGCCGCCTTGTTGGCGCGGCGTCTGTTTCCCGCCACGCTGCGGGTTAATGGTGTAGTTCCCAACTACTTCGAAGCCGCCGCCGTGATTACCACCCTGGTGCTGATGGGCCAGGTGCTGGAATTACGCGCCCGTAGCCGCACCAGCGGTGCGATCAAGGCGCTTTTAGGGCTGGCGCCCAAGAGTGCACACCGCCTGGGCGAAGGTGGGGAAGAGGAGGTGGCCTTGACCAAGATCATGCCCGGCGATCGCCTACGCGTGCGCCCGGGCGAGAAAATCCCGGTGGATGGCGTGGTTCTCGAAGGGCGCAGCACTGTGGATGAAGCGATGCTCACCGGCGAGCCACTGCCGGTGAGCAAAGAGCCGGGCGCGCGGGTGATCGGCGGCACGATTAACGGCACCGGCAGCTTTGTCATGCGCGCCGAGCGGGTGGGTGAGCAAACCCTGCTGGCCCAAATCGTGCGCATGGTGGCAGCGGCCCAGCGCACTCGCGCACCGATTCAAAGACTGGCCGATTCGGTTTCGGCCTATTTTGTTCCGGCGGTACTTGCCGCCGCGCTGGTTACCTTCGTCATCTGGTATCTGGTCGGGCCCCGCCCCAGCTTGGGTTATGCCCTGGTCAACGCGGTCGCAGTGTTGATTATCGCCTGCCCCTGCGCATTGGGCTTGGCCACCCCGATGGCGATCATGGTTGCCAGCGGGCGAGGCGCCGGCGCGGGGGTGCTAATCAGAGAGGCCGCCGCGCTGGAAGCTCTCAGCCGGGTCGACACCCTGGCAATCGATAAGACCGGGACACTGACTGAAGGCAAGCCCTCGCTAATCGCGACCGTCGCGCTCGCACCGCATAGCGAAGAGAGCCTCTTGGCCTTGGTAGCGGATATCGAGGCGCCCAGTGAACATCCCCTGGCCAAGCCGATTGTCGAGGCCGCCCGCCAGCGCGGCCATCAGCCTCAAGCGATCGCCGATTTCCAATCGGTCACCGGCCAAGGCGTGCTCGGCACGGTAGCATCGCATCGGGTATTAGCAGGCAACGCTCGCTTTCTAAGCGAGCACCAAATCGATATCGCGCCGCTTGCGTCGGCGCTGGAAACCGCCGCCGGCCAGGGCCATAGCGCGGTGCTGGTGGCGATCGATGGGCAGGCGGCCGGGATGCTGACGGTGGCCGATCCCATCAAGGAGTCCGCGCCGACAGCTTTGCGTATGCTGCGGGCCGAAGGTCTGCGGGTCGTGATGTTGACCGGGGACAATCGGGCCGCGGCCCAGGCGATTGCCGGCCGTCTGGGTTTGTCAGAAGTCGTCGCGGAGTTGTCGCCGGCGCAAAAGGCCGCGGAAATTAAGCGCTTGCAGGACAGCGGGCGCAAGGTAGCGATGGCCGGCGACGGTATCAACGATGCACCCGCCCTGGCCCAGGCTCAGGTCGGGATCGCGATGGGCAACGGCACTGACGTCGCAATCGAAAGCGCGGGCATCGTGATCGTCAAGGGCGATCTGGGCGGAGTCGTCAAGGCACGTGCGCTGAGCCGACTGACGATGCGCAACATCCGACAAAATCTTTTCTGGGCCTTTATCTACAATGTGCTGGGGGTACCACTGGCGGCGGGCGCGCTCTACCCCGCGCTGGGGCTTTTGCTAAGCCCAATGATCGCCAGCGCGGCGATGAGCTTCAGCTCGGTGTCGGTAATCGGCAACTCGCTACGCCTGCGCCGAGTGCGATTGTAA
- a CDS encoding radical SAM protein, with product MAKRTDSLVINEIFYSLQGESTHAGRPCVFVRLTGCNLRCNYCDTEYAFYEGQRRSRSEIVAAVLAYECPLVEITGGEPLLQEGVYDLCTALLEAGLQVMIETSGASDVSRLDPRVIKIMDLKCPGSAESGRNLFDNLHHLTERDEIKFVLSDRADYEWARQTTLSNDLARRVNAVLLSPVFGRLAPRDLANWLLEDRLPARMQLQMHKHIWPPDQRGV from the coding sequence ATGGCTAAACGGACCGATTCGCTGGTCATCAACGAGATCTTTTACAGCCTACAGGGCGAATCTACCCATGCCGGTCGCCCCTGCGTGTTCGTGCGCCTGACCGGCTGCAATCTACGCTGCAATTACTGCGACACGGAGTACGCTTTTTATGAAGGGCAGCGCCGGTCGCGGTCCGAAATCGTCGCGGCTGTGCTGGCCTACGAGTGCCCCCTGGTAGAGATCACCGGCGGCGAACCGCTGCTGCAAGAAGGCGTTTACGATCTATGCACGGCGCTGCTGGAAGCCGGATTGCAGGTCATGATCGAGACCTCGGGTGCCAGCGACGTGAGCCGGTTGGACCCGCGGGTAATCAAAATCATGGACCTCAAATGCCCAGGCAGCGCGGAGTCCGGTCGCAATCTGTTCGACAACCTGCACCATTTGACTGAGCGCGACGAAATCAAGTTCGTGTTAAGCGATCGCGCCGACTACGAATGGGCGCGCCAAACCACGCTATCAAACGACCTCGCGCGGCGGGTCAACGCGGTTTTGCTAAGCCCGGTTTTCGGCCGTCTGGCGCCGCGAGATTTGGCCAACTGGCTGTTGGAGGACCGACTGCCGGCACGGATGCAGTTGCAGATGCACAAGCATATCTGGCCGCCCGACCAGCGCGGAGTGTGA
- the larC gene encoding nickel pincer cofactor biosynthesis protein LarC, producing MAKKRQVRLRHCSTRWPRRGPPRGRCFDRSGGFLLSKAMRCAYLDAFSGISGDMMVGALLAAGADFTALKAALGSMELEGYEVKLGARELSGIAATKFEVEVRGPQPQRSLSPIRRLIERAGFAVAVKEDALRMFELLAQAEAKVHNTTPDKVHFHEVGAVDSIVDIVATAWCLHELQIGALLVSPLPMGQGFVRSAHGPLPVPPPATAELLAGFPVRLGDGLSEMVTPTGAAIVRALAQPAALPLDFEIERVGYGAGSKTFADRPNLLRVLLGRRSGALQSDRLLEIQTNIDDLNPQVYDHLTQRLMAAGARDVTLTPTVMKKGRPGVIVSVLAEQAARERLAAILFEETTTIGLRFHEVERLKLEREMISVTTHWGPIAVKVSRFAEKVQTITPEYEDCRRASLQHGVALRRVMAEAVGAARAQLKSDG from the coding sequence ATGGCGAAAAAGCGCCAAGTCCGCCTGCGTCATTGCTCAACTCGTTGGCCTCGCCGAGGCCCGCCCCGGGGACGATGTTTTGATCGTAGTGGCGGCTTCCTGTTAAGTAAAGCTATGCGTTGCGCCTACCTCGACGCTTTCTCCGGGATAAGCGGCGATATGATGGTTGGGGCGTTGCTGGCCGCCGGCGCCGACTTCACCGCTCTCAAAGCGGCGCTGGGCTCAATGGAGTTGGAGGGCTACGAAGTTAAGCTGGGAGCGCGCGAGCTGAGCGGCATCGCCGCGACCAAGTTTGAGGTCGAAGTGCGCGGACCTCAGCCCCAGCGCTCGCTAAGCCCGATCCGCAGGTTGATCGAAAGGGCGGGCTTCGCGGTCGCAGTCAAGGAAGATGCACTGCGGATGTTCGAGCTGCTGGCGCAAGCCGAGGCTAAGGTCCACAACACCACCCCTGACAAGGTTCATTTCCACGAAGTCGGCGCGGTCGATTCGATCGTCGATATCGTGGCGACGGCCTGGTGCCTGCACGAGCTCCAAATCGGCGCATTGCTGGTTTCGCCCTTGCCAATGGGGCAGGGCTTTGTGCGCAGCGCCCACGGCCCCTTGCCGGTCCCGCCTCCCGCCACGGCGGAGTTGTTGGCGGGTTTTCCCGTGCGCTTGGGCGACGGCCTCTCCGAGATGGTGACACCCACCGGCGCGGCGATTGTCCGCGCCCTGGCCCAACCGGCGGCGCTGCCGCTTGACTTCGAGATCGAGCGGGTCGGATACGGCGCCGGAAGCAAGACTTTCGCCGATCGCCCCAATCTGCTGCGTGTGCTGTTAGGCCGGCGCTCAGGCGCGCTGCAGAGCGATCGTTTGCTGGAAATTCAGACCAATATCGACGATCTCAACCCGCAGGTCTATGATCATCTAACCCAGCGCCTGATGGCGGCGGGAGCGCGTGATGTTACCCTCACGCCCACCGTCATGAAGAAAGGCCGGCCCGGCGTAATCGTAAGCGTGCTGGCGGAGCAAGCCGCGCGCGAGCGGCTTGCCGCTATCCTGTTCGAGGAAACCACCACCATCGGTTTGCGCTTCCACGAGGTGGAACGGCTCAAACTGGAGCGCGAGATGATAAGCGTAACAACGCACTGGGGACCGATCGCAGTCAAGGTCTCACGGTTTGCGGAAAAGGTGCAAACCATCACACCCGAGTATGAGGATTGCCGGCGTGCCTCACTGCAACACGGAGTGGCGTTGCGCCGGGTGATGGCGGAGGCTGTCGGCGCGGCGCGCGCGCAGTTGAAAAGCGATGGCTAA
- the dksA gene encoding RNA polymerase-binding protein DksA, producing MTQADLALFRHLLEERRQEILAEAERALGTMNGERSNFADPADRAAMESARNFVLRMRDRERKLLAKIDEAVARIEDGSYGQCEECGLAIGLERLKARPVTTLCIACKASQEARERQR from the coding sequence ATGACGCAGGCGGACTTGGCGCTTTTTCGCCATCTGCTCGAGGAGCGCCGGCAAGAAATTCTAGCTGAAGCCGAGCGCGCGCTGGGCACAATGAACGGCGAGCGCTCCAATTTCGCCGATCCCGCCGATCGCGCCGCGATGGAATCGGCGCGCAACTTCGTCCTGCGCATGCGCGATCGCGAACGCAAGCTGCTGGCCAAGATTGACGAGGCAGTCGCCCGGATCGAGGACGGCAGCTACGGCCAATGCGAGGAATGCGGCCTGGCCATAGGGCTGGAGCGGCTTAAGGCGCGCCCGGTGACCACCTTGTGCATCGCCTGCAAGGCCTCGCAGGAGGCGCGCGAACGCCAACGCTGA
- a CDS encoding UTP--glucose-1-phosphate uridylyltransferase: protein MRVKKAVILAAGFGTRMLPASKAIPKEILPVVDTPAIQLVVEEVVKSGIREIIFVISPGRTTVLNHFTSVPELEEHLRVKGRTDLLELVHYSSNLARITAVEQREPRGLGHAVLQARAAVSEEPFAVLLPDDIFSGTPPCLRQLLDVAEERDAPVVALLKVAYGELSKYGIVAGDKAGERLFRLSGMVEKPAPEKAPSDLAIMGRYVLPPEIFALLEHARPGVGGEIQLTDALMKLSQRRPLYGYQVEGTRYDLGDRLGFIQAQIGYGLQRPDLADKLRAYLESLIGPR from the coding sequence GTGAGGGTCAAAAAAGCGGTCATTCTCGCCGCCGGCTTCGGCACTCGAATGCTGCCGGCATCCAAGGCGATCCCCAAGGAAATTCTGCCGGTGGTCGACACTCCGGCGATCCAGCTCGTGGTCGAGGAAGTGGTCAAGTCGGGGATTCGCGAGATTATCTTCGTGATCAGCCCTGGCCGCACCACGGTGCTCAATCATTTCACCTCGGTGCCGGAATTGGAGGAGCATCTGCGCGTCAAGGGGCGCACTGACCTGCTAGAGTTGGTGCATTACAGCTCCAACCTGGCCCGCATCACTGCCGTCGAGCAGCGCGAGCCTCGCGGTCTGGGGCATGCCGTCTTGCAGGCACGCGCGGCGGTCTCAGAGGAACCCTTCGCGGTGCTACTACCCGACGACATTTTTTCCGGTACGCCTCCCTGCCTGCGGCAGTTGCTGGATGTCGCCGAAGAACGCGACGCACCCGTAGTGGCGCTGCTCAAGGTCGCTTACGGCGAGCTGTCCAAATACGGGATTGTCGCCGGCGACAAGGCGGGCGAGCGGCTTTTTCGCCTTAGTGGAATGGTCGAGAAACCGGCGCCCGAGAAAGCACCCAGCGATCTGGCGATCATGGGGCGTTATGTCTTGCCCCCGGAGATTTTCGCCCTGCTCGAGCACGCGCGACCGGGAGTTGGCGGGGAGATCCAGCTTACCGACGCCTTGATGAAGCTAAGTCAGCGCCGTCCGCTTTACGGCTATCAGGTCGAGGGCACCCGTTATGACCTCGGCGATCGTCTGGGCTTCATTCAGGCGCAAATTGGTTACGGGTTGCAACGGCCGGATCTGGCTGATAAGTTGCGAGCCTATTTGGAATCCCTGATTGGTCCACGTTAA
- a CDS encoding Dam family site-specific DNA-(adenine-N6)-methyltransferase: MGVVAAVRGQTIAVRPPLKWAGGKRWLAPHLAEIWTAHQHRRLVEPFCGGLAVALSLRPERALLNDINPHAVHFYSWLKRGLKVDCKLEFANREALFYEHRSRFNQLISHGGAASAEAAALFYYLNRTCYNGLCRFNSSGHFNVPFGRYKSINYKRDFSSYRCILANWQFSTGDFEQVSVEPDDFLYADPPYDVEFRSYSKEGFGWDDQVRLARWLSKHRGPTVLSNQATDRILRLYAELGFKLRVIDAPRMINCTGDRSPAKEVLATRGLD, translated from the coding sequence ATGGGGGTGGTTGCGGCTGTGCGGGGACAGACGATTGCAGTTCGACCTCCTCTCAAATGGGCAGGCGGCAAACGGTGGCTCGCTCCTCACTTGGCCGAAATATGGACGGCGCACCAGCACCGCCGTCTAGTCGAGCCCTTTTGCGGTGGTCTGGCCGTTGCCCTGAGCTTGCGTCCCGAGCGCGCGCTTCTGAACGACATCAACCCACACGCGGTGCATTTCTATTCGTGGCTGAAGCGCGGTCTCAAAGTAGATTGCAAGCTCGAATTCGCCAACCGCGAGGCGCTCTTTTACGAGCACCGGAGCCGTTTTAACCAGCTCATTTCCCATGGCGGAGCCGCGTCCGCCGAGGCGGCGGCGCTCTTCTACTACTTGAACCGCACCTGTTACAACGGCCTGTGCCGCTTCAATTCGAGCGGCCATTTCAACGTCCCATTTGGTCGATACAAAAGCATCAACTATAAGCGCGATTTCAGCAGCTACCGCTGCATTCTCGCCAACTGGCAATTCTCGACCGGGGACTTTGAACAGGTCTCGGTCGAGCCCGACGACTTCCTCTACGCCGACCCTCCGTACGACGTGGAATTCCGGTCGTATTCGAAGGAGGGTTTCGGTTGGGACGACCAGGTTCGGCTAGCGCGTTGGTTGTCAAAGCATCGGGGGCCGACCGTCCTGTCGAATCAGGCCACCGATCGAATCCTCCGGTTGTACGCCGAGCTTGGCTTCAAGCTCCGCGTGATTGACGCGCCGCGCATGATCAACTGCACGGGAGACAGATCGCCCGCGAAGGAGGTGCTCGCGACCCGCGGTCTCGACTAA